The following are encoded together in the Deinococcus multiflagellatus genome:
- a CDS encoding PDDEXK nuclease domain-containing protein produces the protein MGAELALPADYAELLGDLKAHIHSAQTRAALAVNRELVVLYWRLGQAILYRQGQAGWGAKVIDRLSEDLRREFPEMKGFSARNLKYMRAFAAAWPDAAFVQQVAAQLPWFHNVVLLDKLSDPQQREWYARAAIQHGWSRNVLVHQIGTRLHLRQGQAVTNFDRALPAPQSELARQLLKDPYTFDFLSLGAEAHERDLERGLLGHLRDFMLELGVGFAFVGSQYHLEVGGEDFYLDLLFYHLRLRCYVVIELKIGEFKPEYVGKMNFYLAAADDLLRHPDDAPSIGLLLCRTHNRVVAEYALRGVDRPLGVSTYELAGSLPPELRGQLPSIEELERVLEGLGSGNYGE, from the coding sequence ATGGGGGCTGAGCTGGCCCTGCCCGCCGACTACGCCGAGTTGCTGGGTGATCTGAAGGCGCACATTCACAGCGCGCAGACGCGAGCAGCGCTCGCCGTCAACCGGGAGCTGGTGGTGCTGTACTGGAGACTCGGGCAGGCCATCCTTTATCGTCAGGGGCAGGCCGGGTGGGGCGCGAAGGTCATTGACCGGCTCTCGGAGGACCTGCGGCGCGAGTTTCCCGAGATGAAGGGGTTCAGCGCCCGCAATCTGAAGTACATGCGGGCCTTTGCCGCTGCCTGGCCGGACGCGGCGTTTGTGCAGCAGGTTGCTGCACAATTGCCCTGGTTCCACAACGTCGTCCTGCTCGACAAACTCAGCGATCCGCAACAGCGCGAGTGGTACGCCCGCGCGGCCATTCAACATGGCTGGAGCCGGAACGTGCTGGTCCACCAGATCGGCACGCGCCTGCACCTGCGGCAAGGGCAGGCCGTCACCAACTTTGACCGCGCCCTGCCCGCCCCACAGTCCGAACTGGCGCGGCAACTGCTGAAAGACCCGTACACCTTCGACTTCCTGAGCCTGGGGGCCGAGGCGCACGAGCGCGATCTGGAACGCGGGCTGCTGGGCCATCTGCGCGACTTCATGCTGGAGCTGGGTGTGGGCTTTGCCTTTGTGGGCAGCCAGTACCACCTGGAAGTCGGCGGCGAGGACTTTTACCTGGACCTGCTGTTTTACCACCTGCGGCTGCGCTGCTACGTGGTCATTGAACTCAAGATCGGAGAATTTAAGCCCGAATACGTGGGCAAGATGAACTTTTACCTGGCCGCCGCCGACGACCTGCTGCGCCACCCCGACGACGCCCCCAGCATCGGCCTGCTGCTGTGCCGCACGCACAACCGCGTGGTGGCGGAATACGCCCTGCGCGGTGTGGATAGGCCCCTGGGGGTCAGCACGTATGAACTGGCCGGGAGCCTGCCGCCGGAGTTGAGGGGCCAACTGCCCAGCATCGAGGAACTGGAAAGGGTATTGGAAGGGTTAGGGAGTGGGAATTATGGGGAGTGA
- a CDS encoding type I restriction-modification system subunit M gives MTRGRPRKNAGTPPPKMEEVLWNTADQLRGHIDAAEYKHVVLPLIFLKFVSDSFKLAQDEVAADPEGLPEDRDEYTMRGVFWVPPEARWDTLKAAAKQDNIGQLIDGAIAAIERDNKPLKGMLQQNFARPSLPPRVLSGLIDEISRYGEGGTVKNLSDAPSDLFSAEGATEPEKKTDLLGEVYQYMLKRFAAAEGKLGGEFYTPDSVVLTLVELLAPFRGRVYDPACGSGGMFVRGEEFVEEHKGAYDVNKSPRENISIYGQESNHTTWKLARMNLAIRRIEADIRHGDTFHHDLHPDLRADYVLANPPFNVSNWGGPMSGDPRWRYGTPPASNANYAWLQHILYHLAPHGTAGVVLANGSLSSNQSGEGEIRRNMIAHDKVDCIVAMPGQLFYTTQIPVCLWILANNKENGKGQEGRPLRDRSGQTLFIDARELGYMKSRVERDLSSEDRARIVAAYHNWRGDGDGEYEDVPGFCKAATIDDIEKHGWVLTPGRYVGSAAKAEDAEPFGEKMARLSKELHTQFEESDRLQAVIKANLERLGYGG, from the coding sequence ATGACACGCGGACGCCCCAGAAAAAACGCTGGCACCCCACCCCCAAAAATGGAGGAGGTGCTGTGGAATACCGCCGACCAGTTGCGCGGCCACATTGACGCCGCCGAGTACAAGCATGTGGTGCTGCCACTGATCTTCCTGAAGTTTGTCAGCGATTCGTTCAAGTTGGCCCAGGACGAGGTCGCGGCTGACCCTGAAGGGCTGCCCGAAGACCGCGACGAGTACACCATGCGCGGTGTGTTCTGGGTGCCGCCCGAAGCGCGCTGGGACACGCTGAAGGCCGCCGCGAAGCAGGACAATATTGGCCAACTGATTGACGGAGCGATTGCCGCCATTGAGCGCGACAACAAGCCTTTGAAGGGCATGCTGCAGCAAAACTTCGCCCGGCCCAGCCTGCCGCCGCGCGTGCTGAGTGGCCTGATTGACGAAATCAGCCGCTATGGCGAGGGCGGCACGGTGAAGAATCTGAGCGACGCGCCCAGTGACCTGTTCAGCGCTGAAGGGGCCACCGAACCCGAGAAAAAGACCGACCTGCTGGGCGAGGTGTACCAGTACATGCTCAAGCGCTTTGCCGCCGCCGAGGGCAAGCTGGGCGGCGAGTTCTACACCCCCGACAGCGTGGTGCTGACCCTGGTGGAACTGCTGGCCCCATTCAGGGGCCGCGTCTACGACCCAGCGTGCGGATCGGGCGGCATGTTCGTGAGGGGCGAGGAGTTTGTCGAGGAACACAAGGGCGCTTACGACGTCAACAAGTCCCCCCGCGAGAACATCAGCATTTACGGGCAGGAAAGCAACCACACCACCTGGAAGCTGGCGCGCATGAACCTCGCCATCCGCCGGATTGAGGCCGATATTCGCCACGGCGACACCTTCCACCACGACCTGCACCCGGACCTGCGCGCCGACTACGTGCTGGCGAACCCACCCTTTAACGTGAGCAACTGGGGCGGCCCCATGAGCGGCGACCCCCGCTGGCGCTACGGCACTCCGCCGGCCAGCAACGCCAACTATGCGTGGCTGCAACACATCCTGTACCACCTCGCCCCGCACGGCACCGCCGGGGTGGTGCTGGCCAACGGGTCTTTAAGCAGCAACCAGAGCGGCGAAGGCGAGATTCGGCGCAACATGATTGCCCACGACAAGGTGGACTGCATTGTGGCCATGCCGGGGCAGCTGTTCTACACCACGCAGATTCCCGTGTGTCTGTGGATTCTGGCGAACAACAAGGAAAACGGCAAAGGGCAGGAAGGCCGCCCCCTGCGCGACCGCAGCGGCCAGACGCTGTTTATTGACGCCCGTGAACTGGGCTACATGAAAAGCCGGGTGGAGCGCGACCTGAGCAGCGAGGACCGCGCCCGCATTGTGGCCGCCTACCACAACTGGCGCGGCGACGGAGACGGTGAATACGAGGACGTTCCCGGCTTCTGCAAGGCCGCCACCATCGACGACATTGAGAAACACGGCTGGGTGCTGACGCCGGGGCGCTATGTGGGCAGCGCCGCCAAGGCAGAGGACGCCGAGCCATTTGGGGAAAAGATGGCGCGACTGAGCAAGGAATTGCACACGCAGTTTGAGGAAAGCGACCGCTTGCAGGCTGTGATTAAAGCGAATCTGGAACGGCTGGGCTATGGGGGCTGA
- a CDS encoding DinB family protein, whose amino-acid sequence MTASVLSTATALSVPDFLAHWQGHRALTRRVIQAFPEEQLFTFSVGGMRPFGVQATEIHLVSAMTVDALHSGQWPAPDWAAGPTTQAELLREWDALSERLSQVGASTDPAFFSARHALPWGEMPGWVAAIYAIDNEIHHRAQGYVFLRALGLEPPAFYER is encoded by the coding sequence ATGACCGCATCCGTTCTCTCGACCGCCACCGCCCTGTCTGTGCCCGACTTCCTCGCCCACTGGCAGGGGCACCGCGCCCTGACCCGCCGCGTCATTCAGGCTTTTCCCGAGGAGCAGCTGTTTACCTTCAGCGTGGGGGGCATGCGGCCCTTTGGCGTGCAGGCCACCGAAATTCATCTGGTGAGCGCCATGACGGTGGACGCCCTGCACAGCGGCCAGTGGCCCGCACCCGACTGGGCGGCTGGCCCCACCACGCAGGCCGAGCTGCTGCGCGAGTGGGACGCCCTAAGTGAGCGGCTCTCGCAGGTGGGCGCCAGCACCGACCCTGCCTTTTTCAGCGCGCGGCACGCCCTGCCCTGGGGCGAGATGCCCGGCTGGGTGGCGGCCATCTACGCCATTGACAACGAGATTCACCACCGCGCCCAGGGCTACGTGTTCCTGCGCGCCCTAGGCCTCGAGCCGCCGGCCTTTTACGAACGCTGA
- a CDS encoding DUF4279 domain-containing protein, whose amino-acid sequence MTAEPTPLMHVYLSVMGDFDPDEFTVRVGLTPTRSWRRGERSAVDPRFAGRTVPVCDHWAFGLPEQPAFYLEPLVEEVLAETEGQLNVLGQAVTDLGLNLELVVVAKWDPATTSSPALHLNGQQMARLGAIGAALDIDLYADP is encoded by the coding sequence ATGACCGCAGAACCCACGCCACTGATGCACGTCTATCTGTCGGTGATGGGCGACTTTGACCCAGATGAATTCACGGTGCGCGTGGGCCTGACGCCGACCCGGTCGTGGCGGCGGGGCGAACGTAGCGCCGTGGACCCCCGCTTTGCTGGCCGCACGGTGCCCGTCTGCGACCATTGGGCCTTTGGCCTGCCAGAACAGCCAGCATTTTATCTGGAGCCGCTGGTCGAAGAAGTGCTGGCCGAAACAGAGGGGCAACTCAACGTGCTGGGGCAGGCCGTGACCGACCTGGGGCTGAATCTGGAACTGGTTGTGGTGGCGAAATGGGACCCTGCGACCACCTCTAGCCCAGCTCTTCACCTGAATGGCCAGCAAATGGCCCGCCTGGGCGCCATTGGTGCGGCACTGGACATTGACCTTTACGCTGATCCATAA
- a CDS encoding restriction endonuclease subunit S: MGSEWREMTLGDVLTLQRGHDLPSQKRSSGSVPIVSSSGISDYHNSAAASGPGVVTGRYGTIGEVFYIEGDYWPLNTTLYVKDFKGNHPKFVYYLLKTIDFHQFNDKSSVPGVNRNHAHQARVSIPHPDTQRQIAAILSAFDDKIELNRQMNRTLEQMARALFKSWFVDFDPVRAKMRGEQPEGMDAETATLFPDEMEEVDGREVPRGWRVGTVGDIAQQTKEQIDPSIQPDARFAHFSIPAFDAENRPTLERGSAIKSNKFLIPEGAVLVSKLNPATPRIWDTDKVADADFKVCSTEFIPLIARQSEFYPLLLTALKDESFSKSLAEQASGTSNSHQRVRPADIITAPMMLPPSDVAVAFGRLTIPILGHMKYNIRESAHLSSIRDTLLPRLLSGEVDVSGWEGIQ; this comes from the coding sequence ATGGGGAGTGAGTGGCGGGAAATGACATTGGGTGACGTTTTGACTCTACAAAGGGGTCATGATCTCCCTAGTCAAAAACGTTCATCAGGCAGTGTGCCCATAGTCTCTTCATCGGGTATTTCCGATTATCACAATAGCGCTGCCGCTTCTGGTCCTGGCGTAGTTACAGGACGATACGGCACTATCGGCGAAGTCTTCTACATTGAAGGTGATTACTGGCCACTCAATACTACTCTCTATGTGAAAGACTTTAAGGGCAACCACCCTAAGTTTGTCTACTATCTCCTAAAAACCATCGATTTTCACCAGTTCAATGATAAAAGTAGCGTTCCCGGAGTAAACAGGAATCATGCTCATCAGGCCAGGGTATCCATTCCTCATCCTGACACTCAGCGCCAAATCGCCGCCATTCTCTCCGCCTTTGACGACAAGATCGAACTCAACCGGCAGATGAACCGCACGCTGGAGCAGATGGCCCGCGCCCTGTTCAAAAGCTGGTTTGTGGACTTTGACCCGGTACGGGCCAAGATGCGGGGCGAGCAGCCGGAGGGCATGGACGCGGAAACGGCGACCCTGTTTCCAGACGAAATGGAAGAGGTGGACGGGCGGGAAGTCCCGAGGGGGTGGAGGGTTGGAACAGTTGGCGACATTGCTCAACAGACGAAGGAGCAAATTGACCCAAGCATTCAGCCCGACGCCAGATTTGCGCACTTCAGCATTCCTGCATTCGACGCTGAAAACCGACCAACCCTTGAGCGCGGTTCAGCGATCAAGAGTAATAAGTTCCTTATTCCAGAGGGCGCTGTTCTGGTTTCCAAACTGAACCCAGCTACGCCACGTATCTGGGATACCGACAAGGTGGCAGATGCAGACTTCAAAGTGTGCTCAACAGAATTTATCCCGCTGATTGCCCGCCAGAGCGAATTCTATCCGCTGCTCCTTACGGCTCTGAAAGATGAGTCCTTCTCAAAATCCCTGGCGGAACAAGCGTCTGGAACCTCAAATAGTCACCAGCGCGTGCGCCCTGCTGACATCATCACTGCCCCGATGATGCTGCCTCCTAGTGACGTTGCTGTTGCGTTTGGCAGACTGACTATCCCCATTCTCGGACACATGAAATACAACATTCGCGAATCCGCCCACCTCTCCTCCATCCGCGATACGCTGCTGCCTCGGCTGCTCTCGGGGGAAGTGGATGTGAGTGGGTGGGAGGGAATCCAATAA
- a CDS encoding thymidine phosphorylase, with protein sequence MTAHNIPDLIRKKRDGQTHTRAELEQLVLGYTRGEVPDYQMSAWLMAVFLRGMAEQETADLTMVMAESGDLMNLGTLERTVDKHSTGGVGDKTSLILTPMLAALGLTVAKMSGRGLAHTGGTIDKLESIPGWSPELEEEPFLRQAREIGLALVGQSKDLAPADGKLYALRDVTATVDCLPLIASSIMSKKLASGAHTVVLDVKVGAGAFMRTLDDGRGLARAMVDIGTRAGRQVRAVLTDMDTPLGHMAGNSLEVQEALDTLRGQGPHDLTELCVALAVEALAAHGEDEAQAEARARQTLQDGSALERFRAFVAAQGGDASYVDDPAKFDVAPGRADVTAPTAGFVARVDALGVGRAVLALGGGRERKGEAIDHGVGVELLKKPGEAVAAGEAVLRIYHRDGRGLDTAQQLLSAGLEISEAAPEAEPLILDRVN encoded by the coding sequence ATGACCGCACACAACATCCCCGACCTCATTCGCAAGAAGCGCGACGGCCAGACGCACACGCGCGCCGAACTGGAACAGCTGGTCCTGGGCTACACCCGGGGCGAGGTGCCCGACTACCAGATGAGCGCGTGGCTGATGGCCGTGTTTCTGCGCGGCATGGCCGAACAGGAAACCGCCGACCTGACGATGGTGATGGCCGAGAGCGGCGACCTGATGAACCTGGGCACGCTGGAACGCACGGTGGACAAGCACTCCACCGGCGGCGTGGGCGACAAGACCAGCCTGATCCTGACCCCCATGCTGGCCGCCCTGGGCCTGACCGTGGCCAAGATGAGCGGGCGCGGCTTGGCCCACACCGGCGGCACCATTGACAAGCTGGAAAGCATTCCCGGCTGGAGCCCCGAGCTGGAAGAAGAGCCCTTCCTGCGCCAGGCGCGCGAGATTGGTCTCGCCCTGGTGGGCCAGAGCAAGGACCTCGCCCCCGCCGACGGCAAGCTGTACGCCCTGCGCGACGTGACCGCCACCGTGGACTGCCTGCCCCTCATTGCCAGCTCCATCATGAGCAAGAAGCTGGCCTCCGGGGCGCACACGGTGGTGCTGGACGTGAAGGTGGGCGCCGGGGCGTTCATGCGCACACTGGACGACGGCCGGGGGCTGGCGCGCGCCATGGTGGACATTGGCACCCGCGCCGGGCGGCAGGTGCGCGCGGTCCTCACCGACATGGACACGCCCCTGGGCCACATGGCGGGCAACAGCCTGGAAGTGCAAGAAGCCCTGGACACCCTGCGCGGCCAGGGGCCCCACGACCTCACCGAACTGTGTGTGGCCCTGGCGGTGGAAGCCCTGGCCGCCCACGGCGAGGATGAGGCCCAGGCCGAAGCCCGCGCCCGCCAGACCCTGCAGGACGGCAGCGCGCTTGAGCGGTTCCGTGCCTTCGTGGCCGCGCAGGGCGGCGACGCCAGCTATGTGGACGACCCGGCGAAGTTCGACGTGGCCCCTGGCCGCGCGGACGTGACCGCCCCCACAGCCGGCTTCGTGGCCCGGGTGGACGCCCTGGGCGTGGGCCGCGCGGTGCTGGCCCTGGGCGGCGGCCGCGAGCGCAAGGGTGAGGCCATTGACCACGGCGTGGGTGTGGAACTGCTGAAAAAACCCGGCGAGGCGGTGGCGGCGGGCGAGGCCGTGCTGCGCATCTACCACCGAGACGGGCGCGGCCTGGACACCGCCCAGCAGTTGCTGAGCGCCGGCCTGGAGATCAGCGAGGCCGCCCCCGAAGCCGAGCCGCTGATTCTGGACCGCGT
- a CDS encoding (4Fe-4S)-binding protein gives MTPDGPLPTTADLAQGKAYPGHGVTVYYDAQRCVHVANCVRGLPEVFRPQERPWIQVKNADPQAIAAVVRTCPTGALHYALDGESPEAPQQPTTITPLPDGPLVLRGNLTLHTPGGEVRDVRAALCRCGQSENKPYCDGTHAKVGWTSGEG, from the coding sequence ATGACCCCCGACGGCCCGCTTCCCACCACCGCCGATCTGGCCCAGGGCAAGGCGTATCCGGGCCACGGCGTCACCGTCTACTACGACGCCCAGCGCTGCGTGCATGTGGCCAACTGCGTGCGCGGCCTGCCCGAGGTGTTCCGGCCCCAAGAGCGGCCCTGGATTCAGGTGAAGAACGCCGACCCCCAGGCCATCGCCGCCGTGGTCCGCACCTGCCCCACTGGCGCGCTGCACTACGCTCTGGACGGCGAAAGCCCCGAGGCGCCCCAGCAGCCCACCACCATTACCCCGTTGCCCGACGGCCCCCTGGTGCTTCGCGGCAACCTGACCCTCCACACCCCCGGCGGCGAGGTGCGCGACGTGCGCGCGGCGCTGTGCCGCTGCGGCCAGAGCGAGAACAAGCCCTACTGCGACGGCACCCACGCGAAGGTGGGCTGGACCAGTGGAGAGGGATGA
- a CDS encoding type I restriction endonuclease subunit R codes for MVRAWKMSSYNESTVELAALEWLSQLGFSYESGADIAPGESRAERDSFSEVLLVDRLRAALHQLNPAASAPAVAEAVRLLANPELPPNLPHANRELHALIVGGVRVELPDGLGGTRAEHLQVIDFAQPSRNSFLAVNQFTVVDGPVNRRPDVVLFVNGLPLVVLEFKNTRDEQATIEKAFAQLQTYQDQLPRLMAYNALLVISDGTHARLGVLGAPFERFQPWKTITGREVLPESLETLLKGALAPAVLLDLLRHFIVFELDGPQVTKKVAAYHQYHAVLRAVQKTVEASAEGGSRKGGVVWHTQGSGKSLSMVFFAGKLVVQPQLQNPTLVVLTDRNDLDDQLFGTFSRCADLLRQVPVQADSRAKLREELGSRAAGGVIFTTIQKFMPEDRGDTFPTLSERANVVVIADEAHRSQYGLDAKTNAKTGEISYGFAKHIRDALPNATFLGFTGTPIALKDADTRKIFGEYIDVYDVQRAVEDGATVPIYYEARLIRIKPENTVWDTLDTEFDTITEHEEVASREKLKSKWAALEALVGAPERIRLVAADLVAHFEARQEVMPGKGMIVGMSRRICVALYDEIIRLRPHWQGDGDLEGVVKVVMTGDATQEREWQRHIRSKPRNAAIADHFRKADSPLQLVIVRDMWLTGFDVPSLHTMYLDKPMQGHNLMQAIARVNRVFGGKQGGLVVDYLGLASSLKEALRIYTESAGQGEPTRNFEAALDIMQEKLDVVRGILHGFDYSDFAAASPAERVRLIADGQDFVIGKRQAVKERFIREVLALGQAYALAVPHPDALELREEIVYLQTVRAALSKGETVERRQARHDVNHAVQQLVERAVAPDGVVDVFQAAGLKRPDLSILSDGFLEEVRHLPQRNLAVELLERLLKDEIRTRSRRNAVESQKFSDKLEEAIARYQNRSIEAAQVIEELLDMAREYREAQARGENLGLSQDEIAFYDALGVSDSAVQVMGDAVLYEIAREIAATVRRNVTIDWALREQSRAKLRLMVKKVLKRYGYPPEKTDDASALVLKQAELMAQSANSDRYTSP; via the coding sequence ATGGTCAGGGCCTGGAAAATGAGTAGTTATAACGAATCCACCGTTGAACTTGCCGCCTTGGAGTGGCTGAGTCAGCTTGGCTTCTCGTACGAGTCTGGAGCGGATATTGCGCCGGGTGAGTCTAGAGCCGAACGGGACTCCTTCTCTGAAGTCCTATTGGTAGACCGCTTGCGCGCGGCCCTGCATCAGCTCAACCCTGCCGCTTCCGCCCCGGCGGTGGCCGAAGCGGTGCGGCTGCTGGCCAACCCGGAACTGCCGCCTAATCTGCCCCACGCCAACCGCGAACTGCACGCCCTGATCGTGGGCGGCGTGCGCGTGGAACTGCCCGACGGGCTGGGCGGCACGCGGGCCGAGCACTTGCAGGTTATTGACTTCGCCCAGCCGTCTCGTAACTCGTTCCTGGCGGTTAACCAGTTCACGGTGGTGGACGGGCCGGTGAACCGCCGCCCGGACGTGGTGCTGTTTGTGAACGGCCTGCCACTGGTGGTGCTGGAATTCAAGAACACGCGCGACGAACAGGCCACCATTGAAAAGGCATTTGCGCAGCTTCAGACCTATCAGGACCAGTTGCCCCGCCTGATGGCTTATAACGCCCTGCTGGTGATCTCGGACGGCACACACGCGCGGCTGGGGGTGCTGGGAGCGCCATTCGAGCGTTTCCAGCCGTGGAAGACGATCACAGGGCGCGAGGTGCTGCCCGAAAGCCTGGAAACGCTGCTGAAGGGCGCGCTGGCCCCGGCTGTGCTGCTGGACCTGCTGCGGCATTTCATTGTCTTTGAACTGGACGGCCCGCAGGTCACGAAGAAGGTGGCGGCGTACCACCAGTACCATGCGGTGCTGCGGGCCGTGCAGAAAACGGTGGAGGCCTCCGCAGAAGGCGGCAGCCGCAAGGGCGGGGTGGTGTGGCACACCCAGGGCAGCGGCAAGAGCCTGAGCATGGTGTTCTTTGCGGGCAAGCTGGTGGTGCAGCCCCAGTTGCAGAACCCCACCCTGGTGGTCCTGACCGACCGCAACGACCTGGACGACCAGCTGTTCGGCACCTTCAGCCGCTGCGCCGACCTGCTGCGGCAAGTGCCCGTGCAGGCCGACAGCCGCGCCAAGCTGCGCGAGGAACTGGGCAGCCGGGCGGCAGGCGGCGTGATCTTTACGACCATTCAGAAGTTCATGCCCGAGGATAGGGGCGACACCTTCCCCACCCTGTCGGAGCGCGCCAACGTGGTGGTCATTGCCGACGAAGCGCACCGCAGCCAGTACGGCCTGGACGCAAAAACCAACGCGAAAACCGGCGAAATCTCCTACGGCTTTGCCAAGCACATCCGCGACGCCCTGCCGAACGCCACCTTCCTAGGCTTTACCGGCACGCCTATTGCCCTGAAAGACGCCGACACCCGTAAGATTTTCGGTGAATACATTGATGTGTACGACGTACAGCGTGCGGTAGAGGACGGCGCCACCGTGCCCATCTACTACGAGGCGCGCCTCATCCGCATCAAGCCCGAGAACACGGTGTGGGACACGCTGGACACCGAATTCGACACCATCACCGAGCACGAGGAAGTGGCCAGCCGCGAGAAGTTAAAAAGCAAATGGGCGGCCCTGGAAGCGCTGGTGGGCGCCCCAGAGCGCATCCGCCTGGTGGCGGCCGATCTGGTGGCGCACTTTGAAGCGCGGCAGGAGGTCATGCCGGGCAAAGGCATGATCGTGGGCATGTCGCGGCGCATCTGCGTGGCTCTGTACGACGAGATCATCCGCCTGCGCCCACACTGGCAGGGTGACGGCGACTTGGAGGGCGTGGTCAAGGTGGTCATGACCGGCGACGCCACCCAGGAGCGCGAGTGGCAGCGGCACATCCGCAGCAAGCCTCGCAACGCGGCCATTGCCGATCACTTCCGCAAGGCGGACAGCCCCCTGCAACTGGTGATCGTGCGCGACATGTGGCTGACCGGGTTTGATGTGCCCAGTCTGCACACCATGTACCTCGACAAACCGATGCAGGGCCATAACCTGATGCAGGCGATTGCCCGCGTGAACCGCGTGTTCGGCGGCAAGCAGGGCGGGCTGGTGGTGGACTACCTGGGGCTGGCCAGCAGCCTGAAAGAAGCCCTGCGCATCTATACGGAATCGGCGGGACAGGGCGAGCCCACCCGCAACTTTGAAGCAGCCCTGGACATCATGCAGGAGAAGCTGGACGTGGTCCGCGGCATCCTGCATGGCTTCGATTACAGCGACTTTGCCGCCGCCAGCCCTGCCGAACGCGTGCGGCTGATTGCCGACGGTCAGGACTTCGTGATCGGCAAGCGGCAGGCCGTCAAGGAGCGCTTCATTCGTGAAGTTCTGGCGCTGGGGCAGGCGTACGCCCTGGCCGTGCCGCACCCCGACGCCCTGGAACTGCGCGAGGAAATCGTCTACCTGCAAACGGTGCGGGCGGCCTTGAGTAAGGGGGAAACGGTGGAGCGCCGCCAGGCCCGCCACGACGTCAACCACGCCGTGCAGCAACTGGTGGAACGGGCGGTAGCGCCCGACGGCGTGGTGGACGTGTTCCAGGCGGCCGGCCTCAAGCGGCCCGATCTCTCCATTCTGTCGGACGGCTTTCTGGAAGAAGTGCGTCACCTGCCGCAGCGGAATCTGGCGGTGGAACTGCTCGAACGCCTGCTCAAAGATGAAATCCGCACCCGCTCGCGCCGCAACGCCGTGGAATCTCAGAAATTCAGCGACAAGCTGGAAGAAGCCATTGCCCGCTACCAGAACCGCAGCATTGAAGCGGCGCAGGTCATCGAAGAATTGCTGGACATGGCCCGCGAGTACAGAGAGGCACAGGCGCGCGGTGAGAATCTGGGACTGTCTCAGGATGAAATCGCCTTTTACGATGCGCTTGGGGTCAGTGACAGCGCAGTGCAGGTCATGGGCGACGCCGTGCTGTACGAGATCGCCCGGGAAATTGCAGCCACGGTGCGGCGCAACGTCACGATTGACTGGGCGCTGCGGGAACAGTCCCGGGCCAAGCTGCGCCTGATGGTCAAGAAGGTGCTCAAACGCTACGGCTATCCGCCTGAGAAGACCGACGATGCCAGCGCCTTGGTGCTGAAACAGGCCGAACTCATGGCCCAGTCTGCCAATTCCGACCGCTACACTAGCCCATGA
- a CDS encoding helix-turn-helix transcriptional regulator: MYDPAMRVLTVLELLQGRESVTGAELARRLEVSPRTVQRYVTRLQDLGIPVEGRRGVGGAYRLRPGFRLPPLMLTPEEALAAALGLRALQGLGLGALAPAAESAGAKLTRCLPQALRDDVRALEGSVQLDASPWAVGVEVEVLATLLRAVRAARTVHLTYAAHEAPPSERQVDVYRLVHFDSRWYAVGWCHLRGQKRSFRVDRMQALTVLDATFTPPADFDAAAYLRSQLRAPPTAFDISVWLDAPPEHLRGRVSLWGSELEPEGQGTRLRCQREHLHSFAAFLLGLDCDFRIDSPPELHAEFVRLHARCAAYIGPRA; encoded by the coding sequence ATGTACGACCCGGCCATGCGCGTGCTGACAGTGCTGGAACTCTTGCAGGGCCGCGAGAGCGTGACCGGCGCGGAACTGGCCCGCCGCCTGGAGGTCAGCCCGCGCACGGTGCAGCGCTATGTGACCCGGCTGCAGGATCTGGGCATTCCGGTGGAAGGCCGCCGGGGCGTGGGCGGCGCCTACCGCTTACGGCCCGGCTTCCGGCTGCCCCCGCTGATGCTGACCCCCGAAGAAGCCCTGGCCGCCGCCCTGGGCCTGCGCGCGCTGCAGGGGCTGGGCCTGGGCGCCCTGGCCCCCGCCGCCGAAAGTGCCGGGGCCAAGCTGACCCGCTGCCTGCCCCAGGCCCTGCGTGACGACGTGCGGGCGCTGGAAGGCAGCGTGCAACTGGACGCCTCGCCCTGGGCGGTGGGCGTGGAGGTGGAGGTGCTGGCGACCCTGCTGCGGGCCGTGCGCGCGGCGCGCACCGTGCATCTGACCTACGCCGCGCACGAGGCGCCGCCCAGCGAGCGGCAGGTGGACGTGTACCGGCTGGTGCACTTTGACAGCCGCTGGTACGCCGTGGGCTGGTGCCACCTGCGCGGCCAGAAGCGCTCGTTCCGGGTGGACCGCATGCAGGCGCTGACCGTGCTGGACGCCACCTTTACCCCGCCCGCCGACTTTGACGCCGCCGCCTACCTGCGCTCGCAGCTTCGGGCCCCGCCCACCGCCTTTGACATCAGCGTGTGGCTGGACGCCCCGCCGGAACACCTGCGCGGCCGGGTGTCGCTGTGGGGCAGCGAGCTGGAACCCGAGGGGCAGGGCACCCGCCTGCGCTGCCAGCGCGAGCACCTGCACTCGTTTGCCGCCTTTCTGCTGGGCCTGGACTGCGACTTTCGCATTGACAGCCCCCCCGAACTGCACGCCGAATTTGTGCGCCTGCACGCCAGATGTGCGGCGTATATCGGCCCCAGGGCATGA